The Trueperaceae bacterium genome segment TCCGTAACCTCGACGTCGTGATGGGCCTCGAAGGCAGGGTCGTCTACGACCTGATCGACGTCTTCGAGGGGCGCTGCAAGCTAAAGCAGGCATTGATCCGCGACAAGCGCACCCCCAATCTCCACTTGCTGGCCGCCTCGCAGACGCGCGACAAGAGCGCGCTGTCGATCGAGCGGATGAAGGACACGGTGAAACGGCTCCTCGAGGAGGAGAACTTCGACCGGATCTTCATCGACTCGCCGGCCGGCATCGAATCGGGGTTCCAGACCGCGGCCGGTGCTGCCGACGGCGCCCTTGTGGTCGTGAACCCGGAGGTATCGAGCGTGCGTGACGCCGACCGCATAATCGGTCTGCTCGAGGCGCAGGAGATCACCGAGGTCCGACTGGTGATAAATCGGTTGCGACCCGAGATGGTCAAGCGTGGCGACATGCTCGAGGTCGACGACGTCCTCGAAATCCTCGGCGTGAAGCTCATCGGCATCGTCCCGGAGGACGAGCGGATCCTCGTCTCGACGAACGTCGGCAACCCGGCCAGCCTCGACGAGAGCGTGCGTAACGGAGCGGGGAACGCCTTCCGCCAGATCGCGCGTAGGGTCAACGGCGAGGAGATCCCGTTCGCTGCGATAGAGCAGAACAACGGCCTCTTCTCCGGGCTCAAGCGCCTCTTCGGGGGTTCCTGATGCTGCGCCTCTTCGGCCGCCGGAAGTCGAAGGACGAGCTCAAGGAGCGCCTCAAGCTGGTGCTCTCCTACGACCGAGCAAAACTGAGCCCAGGCAAGATGGAGGAGCTCAAGAACGAGCTGCTCGAGGTCATTAGCCGCTACTTCCCTGCCAGTGAGAACGAGTACGACGTGAAGGTCGA includes the following:
- the minE gene encoding cell division topological specificity factor MinE; protein product: MLRLFGRRKSKDELKERLKLVLSYDRAKLSPGKMEELKNELLEVISRYFPASENEYDVKVEQQGDRVVFVANLPLGRAEAS
- the minD gene encoding septum site-determining protein MinD — its product is MKAKAIVVTSGKGGVGKTTTTANVGAALASLGEKVAVIDTDVGLRNLDVVMGLEGRVVYDLIDVFEGRCKLKQALIRDKRTPNLHLLAASQTRDKSALSIERMKDTVKRLLEEENFDRIFIDSPAGIESGFQTAAGAADGALVVVNPEVSSVRDADRIIGLLEAQEITEVRLVINRLRPEMVKRGDMLEVDDVLEILGVKLIGIVPEDERILVSTNVGNPASLDESVRNGAGNAFRQIARRVNGEEIPFAAIEQNNGLFSGLKRLFGGS